From Spirochaetia bacterium 38H-sp, the proteins below share one genomic window:
- a CDS encoding RHS repeat-associated core domain-containing protein — protein sequence MYEEEWIDSKDSLNLYSTLYRFTGKELDEETGLYYYGARYLDPKTCLWISGDPALGEYVP from the coding sequence GTGTACGAGGAAGAGTGGATAGATAGTAAGGACAGTCTTAATCTGTACAGTACGCTGTACAGGTTTACAGGCAAGGAGCTAGATGAGGAGACAGGGCTTTATTATTACGGGGCAAGGTATCTTGATCCCAAGACCTGCTTGTGGATATCGGGTGACCCTGCGCTTGGGGAGTATGTACC